From Corvus cornix cornix isolate S_Up_H32 chromosome 5, ASM73873v5, whole genome shotgun sequence, the proteins below share one genomic window:
- the MAPK1IP1L gene encoding MAPK-interacting and spindle-stabilizing protein-like isoform X2 yields MSGTDDFSLADALPDQSPAKTSKVSSTKPGQQPGQPPQGWPASNPWNNPSAPPMTPTGLPPNTSASSVPFGPPPTGMYPSMPPGPPAPFPPPPTGPSCPPPGGPYPPPTVPGPVPPGQYPPPNMPFPELPRPYGGPTEPAAPPAPVGPWGSMPSGAWGPTMGGQYPAPSMPYPPPGPYSAPTQTPGAAPTVPWGTVPPGTWGPSPPGPFPPPTGSYPAPGLYPTPPNPFQVPSGPAGAPSMPGGPHPYR; encoded by the exons TTGGCAGATGCTTTACCAGACCAGTCGCCTGCTAAAACCTCCAAAGTGagcagcaccaagcctggcCAGCAGCCCGGGCAGCCTCCGCAGGGCTGGCCGGCTTCCAACCCTTGGAATAACCCCAGTGCCCCCCCTATGACTCCAACCGGACTGCCACCAAACACATCGGCTTCCAGCGTGCCCTTCGGACCTCCTCCAACGGGAATGTATCCTTCAATGCCCCCGGGACCGCCTGctccatttcctcctcctcctactggaccctcctgccctcctcctgGTGGTCCATATCCACCCCCAACTGTGCCAGGTCCTGTCCCGCCAGGGCAGTATCCTCCACCAAATATGCCCTTTCCAGAGCTTCCACGACCTTACGGAGGTCCAACAGAGCCAgctgcacctcctgctcctgttgGGCCATGGGGATCCATGCCCTCTGGAGCATGGGGACCAACAATGGGAGGGCAGTATCCTGCTCCCAGCATGCCATATCCACCCCCAGGGCCATATTCCGCTCCTACCCAGACTCCTGGGGCTGCGCCGACAGTACCATGGGGTACGGTCCCGCCTGGAACGTGGGGACCTTCACCGCCCGGGCCATTCCCTCCACCCACAGGATCATATCCAGCTCCAGGACTATATCCTACGCCCCCTAATCCTTTTCAAGTGCCATCTGGTCCTGCTGGTGCTCCATCAATGCCTGGTGGTCCTCAT CCTTACCGCTGA
- the MAPK1IP1L gene encoding MAPK-interacting and spindle-stabilizing protein-like isoform X1, protein MVFSLTASGVYEQNTMSGTDDFSLADALPDQSPAKTSKVSSTKPGQQPGQPPQGWPASNPWNNPSAPPMTPTGLPPNTSASSVPFGPPPTGMYPSMPPGPPAPFPPPPTGPSCPPPGGPYPPPTVPGPVPPGQYPPPNMPFPELPRPYGGPTEPAAPPAPVGPWGSMPSGAWGPTMGGQYPAPSMPYPPPGPYSAPTQTPGAAPTVPWGTVPPGTWGPSPPGPFPPPTGSYPAPGLYPTPPNPFQVPSGPAGAPSMPGGPHPYR, encoded by the exons TTGGCAGATGCTTTACCAGACCAGTCGCCTGCTAAAACCTCCAAAGTGagcagcaccaagcctggcCAGCAGCCCGGGCAGCCTCCGCAGGGCTGGCCGGCTTCCAACCCTTGGAATAACCCCAGTGCCCCCCCTATGACTCCAACCGGACTGCCACCAAACACATCGGCTTCCAGCGTGCCCTTCGGACCTCCTCCAACGGGAATGTATCCTTCAATGCCCCCGGGACCGCCTGctccatttcctcctcctcctactggaccctcctgccctcctcctgGTGGTCCATATCCACCCCCAACTGTGCCAGGTCCTGTCCCGCCAGGGCAGTATCCTCCACCAAATATGCCCTTTCCAGAGCTTCCACGACCTTACGGAGGTCCAACAGAGCCAgctgcacctcctgctcctgttgGGCCATGGGGATCCATGCCCTCTGGAGCATGGGGACCAACAATGGGAGGGCAGTATCCTGCTCCCAGCATGCCATATCCACCCCCAGGGCCATATTCCGCTCCTACCCAGACTCCTGGGGCTGCGCCGACAGTACCATGGGGTACGGTCCCGCCTGGAACGTGGGGACCTTCACCGCCCGGGCCATTCCCTCCACCCACAGGATCATATCCAGCTCCAGGACTATATCCTACGCCCCCTAATCCTTTTCAAGTGCCATCTGGTCCTGCTGGTGCTCCATCAATGCCTGGTGGTCCTCAT CCTTACCGCTGA